A single region of the Lates calcarifer isolate ASB-BC8 linkage group LG3, TLL_Latcal_v3, whole genome shotgun sequence genome encodes:
- the galnt12 gene encoding polypeptide N-acetylgalactosaminyltransferase 12, whose amino-acid sequence MAACGRRNRPKLLFFLFGATLLGYLIFFRHNSGDVSGTKRREATGGEEVEGGEVENEKLKKPVYEKPPLDLNALGEMGRAVKLNLNGEEKRKEQESLKKNQINIYVSDRVSLHRRLPERWNPLCRELKYDYRSLPTTSVVIAFYNEAWSTLLRTVHSVLETSPDILLNEVVLVDDYSDRAHLKEPLERYLAGLKKVRLVRATKREGLVRARLLGASITTGDVLTFLDCHCECHEGWLEPLLQRIKEEPSAVVCPVIDVIEWNTFQYLGNSGEPQIGGFDWRLVFTWHPIPEYEQKRRRSPTDVIRSPTMAGGLFAVRKDYFHYLGTYDTGMEVWGGENLEFSFRIWQCGGSLEIHPCSHVGHVFPKKAPYSRSKALANSVRAAEVWMDEFKDIYYHRNPHARLEAFGDVTERRKLREKLGCKNFRWYLDNVYPDIHVPEDRPGMFGMLKNRGKINYCFDYNPVDEHVVVGQRVILYLCHGMGQNQFFEFSMDGEIRYNTREPAGCVVGDNISTYLTVQLCRKRGQVVPEDQKFVFREDGTLLHVMSQKCVQAVDQTDNGTPAPSLQPCSDSPFQKWFFEERM is encoded by the exons ATGGCAGCCTGCGGAAGAAGAAATCGACCCAAGttactttttttcctcttcgGTGCCACTTTGCTGGGATACCTAATATTTTTCAGACACAACTCCGGGGACGTGAGCGGGACGAAACGACGAGAGGCCACCGGGGGGGAGGAGGTAGAAGGGGGAGAGGTGGAAAATGAAAAGCTTAAGAAGCCCGTCTACGAGAAACCCCCCTTGGATTTAAATGCCCTGGGTGAAATGGGGAGAGCTGTCAAACTGAAcctgaacggagaagagaaaaggaaagagcaggaaagTCTCAAAAAGAATCAGATTAACATTTATGTCAGTGACAGAGTGTCTCTACACCGCAGGCTGCCTGAAAGATGGAACCCACT GTGCAGAGAGCTTAAATATGATTACCGGTCCTTACCAACAACGTCTGTGGTGATCGCCTTCTACAATGAGGCCTGGTCCACCCTGCTGAGGACGGTCCACAGCGTCCTTGAGACGTCCCCCGACATCCTGCTGAATGAGGTGGTGCTGGTGGACGACTACAGCGACAGAG CTCATCTGAAGGAGCCATTGGAACGGTACCTCGCGGGCTTGAAGAAGGTGCGTCTGGTGCGCGCCACCAAGAGAGAGGGTTTGGTGCGGGCCCGGTTATTAGGGGCGTCCATTACCACGGGCGACGTGCTGACCTTCCTGGACTGTCACTGCGAGTGTCATGAGGGCTGGTTAGAGCCCTTGCTCCAAAG GATCAAAGAGGAGCCGTCGGCTGTGGTGTGTCCTGTCATCGATGTGATCGAATGGAACACTTTCCAGTATTTAGGCAACTCTGGTGAACCTCAGATAGGAGGGTTTGATTGGCGGTTGGTGTTTACCTGGCACCCTATCCCAGAGTATGAGCAGAAACGCCGTCGCTCACCCACTGATGTCATCAg gtcTCCCACCATGGCAGGTGGTCTGTTTGCTGTGAGAAAAGACTACTTCCATTACCTCGGGACATATGACACAGGGATGGAAGTGTGGGGAGGAGAGAACCTGGAGTTCTCTTTCAGG ATTTGGCAGTGTGGGGGCAGCCTGGAGATCCACCCATGCTCCCATGTGGGCCATGTGTTCCCTAAAAAGGCCCCTTACTCGCGGAGCAAAGCCCTGGCAAACAGCGTGAGAGCTGCTGAGGTCTGGATGGACGAATTCAAAGACATCTACTACCATCGAAACCCCCACGCGCGACTG GAGGCCTTTGGAGATGTGACAGAACGGAGGAAGCTTAGAGAGAAGCTGGGCTGTAAGAATTTTAGGTGGTATCTGGATAACGTTTACCCCGATATTCACGTCCCAGAGGATCGGCCAGGCATGTTTGGAATG CTTAAGAACCGGGGTAAGATCAACTACTGCTTTGACTACAATCCTGTAGATGAGCATGTCGTGGTGGGCCAGAGAGTCATCCTCTACCTATGTCATGGCATGGGTCAGAACCAG TTCTTTGAATTCTCCATGGACGGTGAGATCCGCTACAACACGAGGGAGCCTGCTGGGTGCGTTGTGGGTGACAACATCAGCACCTACCTGACTGTCCAGCTGTGCAGAAAACGAGGCCAAGTTGTACCCGAAGATCAGAAATTTGTCTTCCGAGAG GATGGGACTCTGCTTCATGTGATGAGCCAGAAGTGCGTCCAGGCAGTAGACCAGACGGACAATGGGACACCAGCCCCCTCACTCCAGCCCTGCTCTGACAGCCCCTTCCAGAAGTGGTTCTTCGAGGAGAGAATGTAA